The genomic window aactgaaaatacaTATTGAAACTAGACGAAGGAATTGTTATGTTCAATATGTATTTAGTGTTAATTAAAAGACTAGTTGcttgaaggaagagaagacaTGCAATGATGCAATGCAGAAAACGTAGTTAATGCATTAAAAGAGTCTTTGACTCTCTAAAGTGTAACCGTAGTATTCGGTTTTGTCAGCTCCTTCGGCTAACTAATTAAAATCCTAACGGTTCAATTTTCAACCTTTCACACACTATTCAATATTACTATTTTCCGAAAAATTGgtatgataaaaataatattattgtaaCTATATTGTAAGTAAGGGTTTTGATTTAGAGcgattaaaaatgttataaatcaaaatagtGATTGATGCCAAACGCGTATTAAATCAAACGTTTGCCGATGACTGAACTACTTTCGGTAAACGAGAAACCAGACAAATGGGCCTGTCTCAGAATAGCCTTTTAAGGAGCCCAATAAATTTGGACGTAGCACGATATGAAAACGCCATCGTTTTAAAGTTCTCATCACGATGGTTCGCGTTTTGAAGCATATTTTCGAAACtcgaatcaaaattcaaatggCGGGCTAAACTTCGATtcagtctctctctttctctctttggtGATGGAACAAATTAGCAACATCGCTGGTGGAGACACAACGAAAGAGACTATGGCGTCTCTGGGTCTCATCTGTGAGAAAGATATTCATGAACAGCGTCTTAAAATCGATTCTTTCATCGCTTCTCCTTTCCGGAGATCGATGAACTCTTTAGTGGAGCGAGCTCAAGCCACTGCTCAAAGCCAAggtaaaattcaaaattcgcATAGTACCACTCAGTTCCGTATGACCCAGATCGTAAATTTCACACTTTTTTACGGTTTAGGCTCTGTCTCtctgaaattagggttttaaaatttcgacATCAGACTGGTAAAATTGAGCGGTTCTGTGaaatgtttctttgattttacaGTGGAACTAATGAATTTGAAAGCGGATCTGAGAGAAGCAGAGGATGAGCTAGTTAAAGTGTTGGCAGGTATTATTACCTcaaaagcttgaaactttGAACTTAGTTTCTTAAATCATAAGATTCTCCTTGGTGTTATTTTCATGCTTACATACATTGTTTTGCTGAGTTTGGATATCTTACTGTCTTTGGGATGTTATATGTTTGATGTTTAGTGAAAACCCGTAAAGAGGCACGGCAAATGGGGATAAGAGATTCCATTTCTGCAACACAATCTAGGATTGAAGTACTTAGAAGAAATTTGCAGCTACAGAAGTCAAAGAAGGATGATTCTGTGAGAATTATCTCCCAACAGTTGCAAGGTATCGTTATATAATTCTGAAGTTCATTATACATACAAGTTTCATGAGTCAGCTACATGCTTTGGGATTTTGTAAAGTGAAGATATCTATAAAAAGTACTCTGCTTGTTTCAATAAGAGATCACATGAATCACTGAAGACCAAGCTAACATATTTCTTCCAATAAAGCCTTGTCAAAATCGAAGGACAACGCTGGTAAAGTCACCGAAGACAAAGCAGATATTCATGAAGCAATCTCTTGGTATAATCATGCTCTCGGTTTTCACGTTGAAGCTGGACATGGTAATAGAgacattttgagtttgtaACAATCTTAGTTCTATATTACTAAACCTTAGCCCTAAAAGAGCTTTGTTGTTTTAACTTCTCTTACAGGAGTTAAATTCACATTCACCAACATTGATGCAAAAAGGCCGACCCGCGAATTTTCGTTCACAGTTCACTATGGAAATGACATCTACACACgtgagtatatatatgtcttcTTGAAGCAAGCATCAACTACATTAtaatgtttacaaaaaaaccTAGTAATATGAACTGTTTACAGTCGTTTACTTATATGATCATCAGTATTGGATAGCGATCTGCAATTGGATTACATCAACGAGATGGTTCAAGAATTGAATAAAACCAATGACCTTTTCAGATTTGTTCGTCTGATGAGGGAGCAGTTTCTGAAATCCACTTTATCTGGTAAATTGTCTCAAGCCTATCCTTTTATAACCTCTATCTCCATAAGTGAGAAATCTTATTTtcgatatatataaaagttgaatATGACCAAGACTTGTGTTTTATTGGATTTTGTCAGAGCTGCCAACACATTCAGGACAACTGCAACAGGAAACGTCTGCCATATCTGCTTCAGCTCCAGCTATATCATTTTCCACTGATACAAACATGTCAActccagaaaacaaaagatctaAGGTTCAAGTGAATCGGCGACAAAAAAGAGGTAGCGAATCACCACTCCTAGCTCCTGTATCCACATCTGCCACTCGCCGTTCTTCTCGCTTTAAGGTACTGGATACTCATTGTGTTCTTAAATGTTACAACaccaaaccaaattcaaaatatttgttagatACTATAGTTTCCAAAAGTAGGATACCAGAACCTATTTGCATAACAACTGGACATAATAATGTTCTATCTGATTAATAATACTTAACTGATCACATGGAGCCTATAGTATTTAACATACAACTTATATAGCAACTCTAACTTGTTACAGGGTAAGAAATGAAGGTGGAGCTCTGTTTTCCTTTTCACAAGCATCAAGGAATAAACTTAAGCGTAGATGATGCTGCGGAACTTTCGACAACAACAGATTGTTGTTTGAAATTCCTATAAATATTAGAATGTCATTGTAATCACGCTTATTGACAATGTTGATTTCTTTACTAGTGTGGATGCTATGCTTATACACCAATCGATGATGGAGCTTGTGGGACTAGATTTTAATCGATGTAATCTCGCGCTTCTCTATTTCTAGATTTCGTTAGCTAATGGATGCTTGTCTAGCTTCATTAAGATTGCGCATTAGAGATAATGATGGATACTTGAGCCATAGATTGTGCATTAGAGATGTACAGTTTATgcaattttaaaactaaaaatatagcCACAACCATATTTTCTATCTTAAATtagacaagaaaacaaatcaaacaccATTCTCCAACTCGTTGTTCCTCTTGAAACGACTCTTCACCTCGCTCATGAAGGCGAAGAAGGGATTTGGTGTAGCCAACGCGGGAGAACGAACATGGAAAAGTATAAGTGATAAAGGTCTTCCAACATGTTACAATCCCCAGCAAAACTCAGAGTTTGATAATCTTTGCAACATTCCAAGCTGTTGTGAAGCCCGAACTTGTCTTTACGCAAATTAGTAGACCCCAAACATGAATGCATCTTGCACCACATGTACATTGTATTAGCATCAAAAGGGTTTATTGCCAGCGGAATGTAATCAAAACCAGTCTCACTACAAGCTAGAGATATTTCAGATACTATTTCCCATTCCCGGCTCTTTAGCCTCCATACACGTAACTTATGCTCTACATGTGCATCATCTTTGTCTTGGGAGAAGATGTTCATGTACATGATATATCCTTGAGATGTTGTGCAAACTCATTTTAAATTTGGTGGTTTCGTTCCACCGTCAGGGAAAGGTGTAACTTGGCATCGATCAGATTCCGTGCCAGTCGCGTAGAAATCATGGAACACAACAACCTCTCCATAGTCGTTGTTGTAGCCTATCCAGTAAAGGTTTCCATACAAGCTAACAGGGTTGTAATCTATCAGACCAGACAAAGTGAGATGAGATTGGAGGGTTTTGAAACTCCATAACCCTGTCTCGGATGAATATATCAGTAAACTTATGACATCGTCCAAGTTACTTGTATCCATCAAAACAACTTTGTAACCTAAAACGACGTGATCCTCAAGTTTTGTGACAAGCCCAGAGGTTAAAAAATAACCAACTGTTGGAGGAGGCTGAGGGATTTCGACACATTGTCTTGAGATCGGATTAGCCACATAGTAAGTTAGTAATTTGTTGCCAGAGCTGATCAAAATCAATCCAACATGAGTGTAAGCCACGGCGAGTGTAACGTTTGGGAATTGAGTATTGAATTTGTGGGTTATGAAAGAAGAGATGTAAGAACTTAGAGATCGTGGAAGACCCCAAGTTTCGCATTCGTAGTGAGCCACGACTACTTCAGGTAGGACTCTGCAGAGGATTGACCATGAAGAATGAGAGTTTTGATGGTGGGTGTTGAAAAGTTTGCGGAAAAACGGAGATTCTACGAGCGATTTCCATTGCTTGCAAACTAGTTTTGAAGTGGTGATGATTGTTAGTGGTAATCTCGCAAGTATAATTGCCCATAGATCATCtgttaagaaaatcaaatcatctccttcttcttcttattctctgTCTCCATCCCAATTGAGTTTTGAGTACACGACTTTACTCTGTTCAATTAAAGTTATCAATGtatattttaatgattttttttttctttgtaatattAACAATATTGTTGAATCAATACAATTAAACTAAAATCCATGTCTCTCCAAACCTGACACCTAAGCAAAacttggagaagaaaattatACTTTTACATTCGAATTGGTTtgttagttttaatttttattagttatgAGTTTTGAGGAAGATTtctaggtttttgttttggctctCTTACTGTGAAATTGAGATGGATTTTGAGATAAGCCATGATGTGTTTCAAACTTGAAGTTACTTTGAATATTGGTGCAGAGAAGAGTAATGAGTTGTACGTAGAAGAGTCTAGAAGTCTCTAATTCAGCGCATTGTTTGCTCTTCTCCTTCACGCTTCTTCTCGCATTGAAGCTTGATCATGTTGTTTCTCAGTCATGGTggttagttttttcttcttaagttGTGgcctgatttttgttttctattggGAAAGGTTTGAATTTATCGACTGAATTCTCAATTATGCAAATTCTCTTCTTGTTAACCCAATTTCTGTTTAAAAATTGgatatttgagttttataaGAACTGTGATTATCTAAAAGTCAAACTCTTTCTTGTTAGAATTTGAGTCCATGATTAAATCTTATGATAGATATATGTTAGTTCGTGTGTAAAGTGTTTGAGTTAACCATGACTTGTTATGAAAGGGTGTGAGTAAGAGTTGTGACTTGTTGGATAAGACACAACTGTTACGATCGGGTAGGTTTTGTCatgaagaaaactatataAGTGCAAGTGTTGTCCTAGTGTAAAGTTGTCGAGAAACCAACAAGTTTCAGATTCAACAAAGAgtaattttgttcttgtcttctttacaagagaagagacaaatgtctcttgctctgtttttatttttttctctcaatatTCCAACATTTCTTAGTTTTAtcaatttgattgtttaattGTGTTATATAATCTACTTTatggttttatacttttatggATTATTGATTTTCCTATCTTCCAgggagtttttggttttggagtaGTCTTTTTCATTTACTGATGTTCGCACGCACAACCATTAATTAAAGGTAACGATCGTCATGGTTTTAGATTGGCATTCAAAGAATTGTTATTGAGTGAAAGGAAATTTGGTAGCTATGCCGCGGGTATTTTTTGGAAACTATAAATCGTTGTCAATTTTTGTATGTAAGTGTATACACAATATTTCACGTAATGTATCCAAACTCTTGACGTTATACCACTTGAATGACATGGATTTGTTGCATTTGTCTAAAAACAGATGCAGTTTTAAGCAAGCCAGAACAAAATCTTCTACCCCGAGAAACCGTATTCTCGGAAGATTACATCGTGCATCCTCAAAACTCATGTTAACATGGTAAAgccaaaatcattttctaaaaaattaattgaaataGGCTAAAAGGTTTGCTGCAGAAAtctaaaaacaatttcaattgTTCAAACTGAATCATTCGTCTAATGCATTATTATGCAAGTTAAGCAataaataagaacaaaatgCTGACCCTGAGAACATTAAAATTATGACCTGGCTTTTCAGAACCatgttttattgattttgggTAGTTGCAGTATGCTACATTATTAATGTTGAAAATggtttgtaaattttgttatgctcatatatattttatctattttatttatgttatataATGGGTTAAAACGCTTTATATAGTTTGATTGATTACAGTTTGGAAAGTCTCTTTATTTGAACTTTAAAGGCATGTATAAATTTCTTTGTCTACCTATTACTTTGTTTGCAAAAACACCTAATTATCATGCTATGTCGTTTGATAAGGACTTTGTGCTTATTTAAAGTAAATGTAACCCACAGCCCACAGACATGAAAAATGGACAAAGTACTCATAGTTTAGGCACGTGAGTGATGTTTGAATAATATCTTGcaaaagaaagttaaaatGAAACAGAACGTATTTTGTAatcatatgaaaagaaaagtaagGAATTTTCCATTACTCTCtctcacttctctctctctaattcTCACCAAGAACCCAGAATTGAGAATAAGAATCTATAGATCATTATGCTCACCTCTCTGCTCTTGTTTAAGTGATGAGCTGAATCTAACAAACGTTCACACGTGTTAACACCCACACGTGCgacttcttctttattctcttcAAAGCCTCTTCTTGAACTAGAAGTTTCTTTTGAACATGTATAGTCCAAATACTCTAGTTGCTTTAGAGTCATTGCCAAACTTGAACTTGTTttatccttcttctctttcattagCTTGAGCAAGCTGAAGCTTCTTTGTGCTTTCTCCAAGCTCCACTTTAAAGTTGAATCATACTCAAACATTTACTGACAGAGGACTGATTCATAGAATATTTAACATCATAAGGTAGTTTTGCTACTGAcatcaaatttttatctttcagttGAGTTTTGATTACAGTCATGTTTGTGTTTCTGAGAGCAAAacttggagaagaaaattatttttattgtttttattttcattcgATGTCGTTATTGTTTAAAGTCTCTAACAATCTCTAGATCCACAGATGATCTTCTCAATAATAATGGCGGTTCTTTTGGCCCAAGCTTCAAGTTTGCCAAAGAAGACTGTCCAGGTGATTTCAATATGATAGGGACTAGggatcaaatatatataatacataataCATGATACGGAAGTGTAATActattgatatatttattaaaatccCAAACTAATTAACTCTTGATATATAACAGCATGTGtaacactaaaaatatattgatagtTACGtttgtttcaaaatcaattacaGAGTTCGGATGGGGATATTGTAGACTGCTTCGACGTGAGAGATCAGCCTTCATTGGATCACCCACTATTGCAGAATCATGAAATTcaggttatttttttttctttctaaattcGGTTTAGGTAAAACTGTAATAACTTTAAAACAGTGACGTTTTTTACGTTCCTAATGTATTTGTCGTATTATActcatattttattatcttgttctaatttttgtttgtttgttttttcattcaaattaaGGGCGCACCCGCCACAGGATTACCATATATGATCAACAAAGCgggaaaaagaagagtttggCAGGTTTGGAACCAAAACGGCACCAGCTGTCCTGACGAAACTATACCCATAAGACGTAGCGTGGTCGGGGCtaaaagatttaagaaaaaacattggaCAGATGTTCGAGTCAATCGCCGAACAGTTCCATACGCCGCTGAGGAGGGACACGAGGttacttttttaataaatatatcaatatacACATgctgttatttttttatgttggaCTTTGAATTCATTTGAccttttagttttggtttaatttgatGTCAATAATAGTACGCGATTGGAGAGGTGGTATATCTGCGGGGAATATATGGAACAGTGGCAACTATGAACGTTTGGAATCCATCTGTAGAACATGGAACAAACGAATTTAGTTTGTCCCAAATTTGGCTCGTCGCTGGACATTACAACGATTCCGACCTCAACACAGTCGAGGCTGGTTGGCAGGTAATTTTActgcttcttttcttctctctcttttttttttctctatattatGATCACAATTGTTCGTTTACTGCAAAGATGGACAAATGagtaaaattagtttttgattttcccaTTGTTTAGGTTTTCCCGGATCATTATCATGACAGCCAGCCACGACTTTTCGTCTATTGGACGGTATATAGCTTGCACTTTCTTTCCTTGatttaataatagtaataatataGAGTAAAGCTAGCagatagtatatatatataatatatatgcacacatttgttatgttattttttaatagttaTCAGGAATTGCAGGATAAAGAATCTTAACTAATGACGAATTGTGTCCCTCACTATTTTATGTTCTACTCTTAACAAATGAACAATGAActagacacacacacacgatATTGTTCGGTCGAAAGGTGCGGTTCGGCTAGTAAAAAATGGGAATCATAATTGATTCGCTGACACTTGACCGAACTGATGCGTATGCTACCTCTCGATCaaacggtaaaaaaaaaataaagaacaattAACTGGACATTTATTAAGACAAAAGGCATATATACTTTATACGAACAATAAAACTTTTGTGATATACGGTAAACACTAAAGTTGTATCTCATGTCCCTTTCAAATATGCTAAAATATTATGAACTTGTATTATAGATACTTCTAATCAGTCTTGTTATGATTATGAAAATAATGTGTAATCTTGTAGAAGGACACATATCAGAAGACAGGGTGTCTCAACCTCGAGTGCCCTGGTTTTGTTCAAGTCACTAGCGAGTTTGCCATTGGCAGTGCATTCTCTCCTACATCTTCTTACGGCGGCAGCCAGTACGACATCACGATGTACATATGGAAGGTATGCTCGGCCCCTGAAAGTTAGTGGTCACTTgcttttttgtgattttttgtaatattttgttttcattgtaGGATACTAAAGATGGCAACTGGTGGCTGAGCATTGACTCCTCAGTGATTGGGTATTGGCCGGCGAGGCTTTTCACGCATTTAGCTCACGGGCCGGCGACGTTGGTACAGTGGGGAGGCGAGATTGTAAACTCTCGCAGCTATGGCCAGCACACTACCACACAGATGGGCTCGGGACATTTTGCAGAGGAAGGCTTCGGCAAAGCAGGTAGCTTCCGAAACCTGAAAATTATTGACTACCTCTCGTACATGCAACCAGTCCAAGAGTTCATCCTGCAAACGAAGAACCCCACATGTTATACTGCCATAAAGGGATACAGCGAGGAGTGGGGGAGTCATTTCTACTACGGCGGACCGGGATATAACGCCCTGTGTCCATAGTGTTTGGACATTAGGATAAACTTATTTCTTTATGATATATGATAAAACTAGAGTTTGGAGTGTTTAATGacgttaaataaaaaactagaGTTTGGATTTCATAACATTTGGCTTAGAAGCCATGACCAATCTTCCAAACTATAACTCTTCTTACGATATTGACTTAATAAGTATACAAGGATATAAAAATGTGTATGCCAATATAATCAAATCGGAATTATGGTttagattaagaaaatatgCGATGTAAAGATGGTCTTTTATTTCATGGCATTTTTATAATAAGAGAAACTACATGGTGGTTCTCATAGTTATagataaaagttttaataGACCATAGTACGGATCATCAGTTTTAattaataacaacaacattttttaGGTTGAGAAGGAGACACAGTATAACATTCTCCTGCCGGGTACCCCGATGATAGGCAGTCCACATTGCATTTATGATCATCATAATAAGATGTACATGTATTAAAGCATTCTAGGCCATTGATCTTTGCTTTGATCTCTGCACATACATACACAAACTCCAGATAAATTTAACTATAACACGCACATATATTTACAACATgccaaattatatttttgataattcaTATTCTTTGATAATCTCTCAAAATTCTCCATGCTATATATcgcttttaaaaatttatatgatcAAAGCTAGCTAAATAATGTAGTGGCAATCATCataatattcttaaaaatacCTGATGCTATAGCGTTTTGTGGGGACGACGAAATAACCAATAAACCTACAAGAAAGAAGGTCACTAAGATTTTTGTGAAACccattcttttcttattttttttggttttgaagtcTATTGAAGAAAAACGGTGTACAATTTTTAGATCTTAAACAAGCCCTATTTATAGAACTATTACTCTTTGAATTGAACtcataaatcccaaaaaatcTCATTATACCACTAATTCCTAACTTTTGCCATAAAGAGTTCTTTCATATTTGTCAACATCAGATTTTGTgtgaaaaagttttgaataagcattaacataaaaatattggGATTGACCACGTATTATTTACTtccaaaataaactttttctttgtttttgaatatttttggttttgctatAATTAGCctttcatatttgttaacaatatataaacattattgtatatatttgtataaacaataattttatcaaattattagCTAGTGAAATATCATAAAAGTTTAcatcttttctttgataaagATGATAAAAGTAGACCTAAAACTGCAGCTTTTATTTTCCCAAAAATCTCAGTATTCtccttaacaaaaaaaaaatctcagtATTTATACgactttttatatttcttacCATAGATAGTTCTTTCATATTTgtcaacaaaatcatatttttgggTAAACTAAATATCTTGGGTCCAAACACGTATCATTTGACTTCCAGAAAACAATAGATCGAATGATACGTGTTTCCTCAATCGGAATAAATACAAGTtgactaaattttaaaaggctaaaaaaatagacaacgacaaaaaatgattttcgATATCCGGATGCATGTTTGGATGTGGGATTGTTTTTGGAAGATGGGATTTGCATTTTCGAATGATACATGTTTCCTCAATCGAAAATATATAGTTGACTACATTTGAAAGGCTTAGAAatagacaacaacaacaacaaaaatgattttcaATATCCGGATGCATGTTTGTATGTAGGAGAAGTTAGAAGCGTTTTTTGAACATTATAAACCCATATgactttatattttaaaaattcggATGCATGTTTAATTCTTGTACTTAATCATACCcacaaaattatttcaaactTTAACCTAATAACCCTAACTAAGCAAGTTAttttcacaaaatatttttgttgtatgGGCGAAATTTAGAATTGGTTTTTATTCCGTCTAAgattaaaattacaaaacagagcaaaccTCAAGAATCCAAAAGCAGAGCTATTGTATGTCACGGGCTACTGAATTTGGTTGTGGTGACGAAGCCAAAATTACAGTGACTGGAAACATTAGTATGATCAATCTGATCAAGATTATAACGGTAGAATGCTCACTTAGCTGATTGCTAAAATGGCCGCAGTATAATCTAACCATAATTCAAACTTCTCAATATTCAAATCTCTGAGACTACGGACGTCCATAAAATACAGTTGAATTCTGAGGTTGTACGGTTATACATCATTGGAAGGAAATAAGCTCTAGCATGGATGAAAGCTAATCCCGTCTAATGCCTTGCTATCCAAGCTCCACtacaaaaaagaattgaaattgATCCATGAGGAATGGACACTGCA from Arabidopsis thaliana chromosome 3, partial sequence includes these protein-coding regions:
- a CDS encoding F-box protein (BEST Arabidopsis thaliana protein match is: F-box family protein (TAIR:AT3G28223.1); Has 107 Blast hits to 106 proteins in 3 species: Archae - 0; Bacteria - 0; Metazoa - 0; Fungi - 0; Plants - 107; Viruses - 0; Other Eukaryotes - 0 (source: NCBI BLink).) yields the protein MTEKQHDQASMREEAVLPEVVVAHYECETWGLPRSLSSYISSFITHKFNTQFPNVTLAVAYTHVGLILISSGNKLLTYYVANPISRQCVEIPQPPPTVGYFLTSGLVTKLEDHVVLGYKVVLMDTSNLDDVISLLIYSSETGLWSFKTLQSHLTLSGLIDYNPVSLYGNLYWIGYNNDYGEVVVFHDFYATGTESDRCQVTPFPDGGTKPPNLK
- a CDS encoding kinetochore protein (CONTAINS InterPro DOMAIN/s: Kinetochore-Ndc80 complex, subunit Spc25 (InterPro:IPR013255); Has 194 Blast hits to 194 proteins in 72 species: Archae - 0; Bacteria - 4; Metazoa - 72; Fungi - 39; Plants - 62; Viruses - 0; Other Eukaryotes - 17 (source: NCBI BLink).) — encoded protein: MEQISNIAGGDTTKETMASLGLICEKDIHEQRLKIDSFIASPFRRSMNSLVERAQATAQSQVELMNLKADLREAEDELVKVLAVKTRKEARQMGIRDSISATQSRIEVLRRNLQLQKSKKDDSVRIISQQLQALSKSKDNAGKVTEDKADIHEAISWYNHALGFHVEAGHGVKFTFTNIDAKRPTREFSFTVHYGNDIYTLLDSDLQLDYINEMVQELNKTNDLFRFVRLMREQFLKSTLSELPTHSGQLQQETSAISASAPAISFSTDTNMSTPENKRSKVQVNRRQKRGSESPLLAPVSTSATRRSSRFKGKK
- a CDS encoding carboxyl-terminal peptidase (DUF239) (Protein of Unknown Function (DUF239); FUNCTIONS IN: molecular_function unknown; INVOLVED IN: biological_process unknown; LOCATED IN: endomembrane system; CONTAINS InterPro DOMAIN/s: Protein of unknown function DUF239, plant (InterPro:IPR004314); BEST Arabidopsis thaliana protein match is: Protein of Unknown Function (DUF239) (TAIR:AT5G18460.1); Has 744 Blast hits to 694 proteins in 28 species: Archae - 0; Bacteria - 15; Metazoa - 0; Fungi - 10; Plants - 719; Viruses - 0; Other Eukaryotes - 0 (source: NCBI BLink).), with the translated sequence MIFSIIMAVLLAQASSLPKKTVQSSDGDIVDCFDVRDQPSLDHPLLQNHEIQGAPATGLPYMINKAGKRRVWQVWNQNGTSCPDETIPIRRSVVGAKRFKKKHWTDVRVNRRTVPYAAEEGHEYAIGEVVYLRGIYGTVATMNVWNPSVEHGTNEFSLSQIWLVAGHYNDSDLNTVEAGWQVFPDHYHDSQPRLFVYWTKDTYQKTGCLNLECPGFVQVTSEFAIGSAFSPTSSYGGSQYDITMYIWKDTKDGNWWLSIDSSVIGYWPARLFTHLAHGPATLVQWGGEIVNSRSYGQHTTTQMGSGHFAEEGFGKAGSFRNLKIIDYLSYMQPVQEFILQTKNPTCYTAIKGYSEEWGSHFYYGGPGYNALCP
- the LCR48 gene encoding low-molecular-weight cysteine-rich 48 (low-molecular-weight cysteine-rich 48 (LCR48); LOCATED IN: endomembrane system; BEST Arabidopsis thaliana protein match is: low-molecular-weight cysteine-rich 49 (TAIR:AT2G33233.1); Has 35333 Blast hits to 34131 proteins in 2444 species: Archae - 798; Bacteria - 22429; Metazoa - 974; Fungi - 991; Plants - 531; Viruses - 0; Other Eukaryotes - 9610 (source: NCBI BLink).), which translates into the protein MGFTKILVTFFLVGLLVISSSPQNAIASEIKAKINGLECFNTCTSYYDDHKCNVDCLSSGYPAGECYTVSPSQPKKCCCY